The sequence below is a genomic window from Chondrinema litorale.
GACTACCACTCCATTGATATAGGATATCACTTGTCCAAACTCGTTATCTTTGGAATAACTGATTTGATTTACTTTTTTACCTTGTTGGGCAGTTACTATTGCCCCTATTATTTTATCTACAGGCAATACTATATCCTTATAGGAAAAATATGTTAAAATACCCAGTAAAATGAACAAAAGTGAAACCCACGAAATTATGAAGGCATAATCTTCATTATATGGATTGATTAATAGTAAGGGAAGGACTGTAACTAAAATAATTAGAACACCTAACAACACAAACTTAAATCGAAGCGCTACCCTTTTCGACATACTTTGTAATTATTTTAAAACTTTAAGAAACACCTCCCTTAAACGATTAAAAAAATAAATATTTTGAAGCTTCTGTTAGTGACAAGCATTAATTCTTTTTATTTCTTTGCGATTGATATATACTCGCAAAGTGTGGTGAACGAATGAATAATAATATGTTAAAAACTCCTCCAATTAGAAATTACCTAATACTAATTAGAAATATAATTTTGATAGTATTTGCCGGACTACTCCTCTACTCTTGTAGTGAATGCGAGCCTATTTCTGACCCAGGCAATATTCTGGTTGTTTCATTCTACAGCAAGGATGTTTATGAGTCGTCTGAGGAGTTAGTGTTACTGAATTTAAACTTAGGTGAAGAAGCATTCTCTACATTGATAAAAGAAGAAACAATAATACCTTATGAAACAATTGGTACTTATCAATATGGATTACCTCTCCCCATAGATGCAGAAAACTTTGCTTTTTTTGTTAATTACCCAGAAGAATTTTCTGCCTCATATACATATGATAGTGAAACAATAACTTTAGAATCAGAAATTAACAGAAATCAAGATACTATCGCAATTAGCTTTACCAAGTCTTTTGAAACTGTTAGTCCAGATTGCGGATTTGTAACCCATTATGAAAATATTATCCTCAATAGTACTTCTTTTGAAAAAGCAGAAATCAATTTTGATTATACAATAGATAATGATTCCACTAATGTTAGAGTATTTTTATAAGCTTATTGTAATAGGTGTATTTTTATTTTTTGGTAATTCTATTTGTATAGCTCAACAAGAACCTAAACCAAAAAAAATAGAAGAAGGAGAGCCTCAAAAAGAGAAAAAGCCTAAAGAGAAAGAAAAGCTAAAGCTATCTAGTATTAGAGTTGGGACTGAACTTCTCCATCTAATTAATACTGCCGTAAGTAACAATGTTAAAGGTTTTGAGTTGAATGGCGACATCGGATTTAACAACAGATATTTTGCGGTAGTAGATTTTGGTAATGAAAAATACATCAGATCAAATGAGGTAGACGAATATGAATACCAAAACAATGGAAGCTATGTAAGAGCAGGTTTTGATTATAATATGCTTTACCAAAAAACAGCAAGCGAAGCCTTAACTTTTGGTTTAAGATATGGCACAAGCAGTTTTAATCATAAATTTACTTATGTAGAGGAAGACGATTTCTGGGGCGCATCTCAACAATACACTGTTGAAGATTCAAAACTTTCTGCAAGCTGGGTAGAACTTGTTGTAGCTTTTAAGGTAGAACTTTTTAAAAATATTTATTTATCGCCTAACTTGCGCCTAAAGTTTCTTGCTGGGAAATCAGACACTCAATATGTCAATATTGCTGAAATACCAGGCTATGGTAATACAAAAAGTAATACACGTGTAAATATAAATTATACTTTGCTTTATAAATTACCTGTCAAAAAAAAGAAATAATCAGATATTAATAAAATTTTTCAAGAATGGGTGACACAATATCACTAAAAGTAAAAGAAGTTGTAAGAGAAACCAGCGATACAGTTACAGTTCACTTTAAACAACCATTATTTAGAAAAGTAAAATATAAGCCAGGTCAGTTTCTTACTATAAACTTCGAAATTGATGGCAAAAAAGTATCAAGATCATATTCTATGAGCAGTGCTCCAAATCTTGATAATACCGTTGCAGTTACAGTAAAAAGAGTTCAAGGAGGTGTAGTCTCTAACTTTGTAAACGATAAAGTTACTCCTGGAATGAGCATCTCTATGATGCAACCTGTTGGTAAATTCACTTTAGAAGTAGATAAAAATTTACAAAGGCATATTGTGCTTTTTGGTGCAGGTAGTGGTGTAACTCCACTAATGTCTATCTTAAAATCTGTTTTGTTTTTTGAACCAAAGAGTACTGTTTCTCTTGTTTACGGTAATCGCAGAGTAGATAATATTATTTTCCAAAAGCAATTACAGGCACTTAAACAAAAATTTGGAGATAGATTTAATCTTGTTTATTGCCTTACTCAACCAGACAGAAGCTGGACTGGTTTAACTGGTAGAATAGACGAAGCAGTAACAGTTAATGTGATTAATATGCTTCCAAAGTTTGATGCAGCAGTTACAGAATATTTTCTATGTGGACCCGATGGCATGATGGAAAATATTAAATCAGGCTTAGCGAAATTGAAAGTTTCTTCAGACAAAATTCACTTTGAAAGCTTTACTTCTTCTAATGAATCTGAAGAAGCAATTGCAAGTTTGGGTGAAACAGAAACACACGAAGTTACTATATTAATGGATGGAACCGAACACAAAATAGCTGTTCCTCCCAATAAAAGTATACTAGATACGGCACTAGACGAAGGCTTAGATATGGCATTTTCTTGCCAAAGTGGTTTATGTACTGCTTGTAGATGTAAAGTGAAATCTGGTGTAGTAAAAATGACTGGTGGCGATGGACTTACTCCAGCTGAAATTCAAGATGGATATGTTCTTATTTGTGTAGGACACCCAGGTTCTGAAGATGTAGTTGTTGAACCAGGATAAAAAATTAGATATTTAATTATTAAAGCCTGTTTTCTTATAAAGAGAGCAGGCTTTTTTTATTTATTTAAGAC
It includes:
- a CDS encoding DUF6048 family protein → MLEYFYKLIVIGVFLFFGNSICIAQQEPKPKKIEEGEPQKEKKPKEKEKLKLSSIRVGTELLHLINTAVSNNVKGFELNGDIGFNNRYFAVVDFGNEKYIRSNEVDEYEYQNNGSYVRAGFDYNMLYQKTASEALTFGLRYGTSSFNHKFTYVEEDDFWGASQQYTVEDSKLSASWVELVVAFKVELFKNIYLSPNLRLKFLAGKSDTQYVNIAEIPGYGNTKSNTRVNINYTLLYKLPVKKKK
- a CDS encoding ferredoxin--NADP reductase, with amino-acid sequence MGDTISLKVKEVVRETSDTVTVHFKQPLFRKVKYKPGQFLTINFEIDGKKVSRSYSMSSAPNLDNTVAVTVKRVQGGVVSNFVNDKVTPGMSISMMQPVGKFTLEVDKNLQRHIVLFGAGSGVTPLMSILKSVLFFEPKSTVSLVYGNRRVDNIIFQKQLQALKQKFGDRFNLVYCLTQPDRSWTGLTGRIDEAVTVNVINMLPKFDAAVTEYFLCGPDGMMENIKSGLAKLKVSSDKIHFESFTSSNESEEAIASLGETETHEVTILMDGTEHKIAVPPNKSILDTALDEGLDMAFSCQSGLCTACRCKVKSGVVKMTGGDGLTPAEIQDGYVLICVGHPGSEDVVVEPG